The genomic DNA CTCATCCTAATCGAACGGAACTGCCCCTTCTTGAACGTGGCGCTTGAGCACCCGGCGCTGTGCAGCTTGAGCGTATCGACATTGGAGCGATTGCTGGGGCATCCCGTGATACGCGAAGAGAAATTCCAGTCCGGCCACGGTCGGTGCATGTTCCGCGTCCGGCTGGGAAAGAAATTGCCGGACCGGCAATTCCATATGGAAGCCGAGAAGGAAGCGGAGAACCGGGCGGCCTGAGCCGCCCCCTCGCCGGTTCAGCTCCGGGCCCGGGGCCCGGATCCTCCGCCCGGTAACTCCGACGCTACCCCTTACCTGGATTCCGGCAGGACGATCACCTTCAACGCCCCGGACTTGGGATCGTTCTGGGTCCTCACCGCTTCCGGGAACTCGCGCAAGGGAAAGCGATGCGTGATGAGGGCCCTGCCGTCGATGCGGCCGTCGGTCAACATCTGCAAGGCTTCCTCGTAATCGCGCCGCACCGAGCTGTTGGCCCCGTGCAAGTGCAATTCCTTGTAGTGGATCACGTTCAAGTCGATGGGGGCGACGGGATCCGATTTCGGCAGCCCGGCGAACAGCGACATATGGCCGCCGCGGGCCATCCAGGGCATGGACATGGGGATCAAATCCTTTTCCGAGGCGGAGAGGACGACCGCATCCAAACCGCGGCCGCCGGTCTGCTGGGAAATCCATTTCGCCGCGTCGGTCTTGGAATAATCGATAAGATCGTCGAAGGGAAGCCCCAGCTTCTTGATCACGTCCAGCTTGGCGCTGGAGCGGTTGAAGATGGTGACGCGCTTGGCGCCGCGGGCCTTGGCGATAAGTCCGTTCAGCACGCCGATGACGCCCGCGCCCACGATGCCCACGTGATTCATCCCTTCCAGGGGGATGTAACGCAGTCCGTTGATTCCGCAGGAAAGCGGTTCGAGCAAGGTGCCGATCTCGGCGGGCATGCTGGCGGGGATCGGGATGAGGCAGCCTTGGGCCACCGAGTTGGCGGGCATCTTAAGGTATTCGGCGAAGCCGCCGTTATAGGCGTAGCCGATGGCGGTGAAGCCTTTTTCGCACAAGTTTTCCTGGTGAACCTTGCACATCGGGCATTCGCCGCAGCCGATCACGGTCTGGACGGCGTAGCGCGTGCCTTTTTGCAGTTCGGCCGGGACGCCTTTGCCCGCCGCCATGATGACACCGGCGATCTCATGGCCGATGATGGGCACCGACACCGGCTTCTCGCCGGTCAACACGCGCTTGTCGGTGCCGCAGAGGGCGCAGGCCTCCACGCGCAGCACCACCTCGCCCGGGCCGGGCTCCGGCGAGGGGATTTCTTCCATGGTCAGGTTTCCGGGCGATTTCAACAGGGCAGCCAGCATGGCGTGGGATCTCCTTTAAGGGTTTCAGCCGGTGGTACCGAGGCCGGTCCAGCGTCCCGCTTGCGCCGAAGCGCGCAGGATATCATGGGCCGTCTTGGTTCCGGCATCCCGCAACCGGCGGGAAATTTCGGCGTCCAGCGGGGGCAGGGCCCCCACGGACGAGAAGAATAGATTCATGGCGCGGTAATCGCGATGGAAAGCGTCCTCGGCGGCGTCCCCGGCGTAGGGGAAGTCGGCGAAGCGCGCGAGCAAAGCGTGGCCGATGAGGATGCGCGCGCCTTCCAGGAAGAGCGGCTTATAAGGCGCCAGTTCGGCGCCTTCCAAATCGTCCACGAAGGGGAGCCCGGCCTTATTGCCTTCGGTCCCGATATGCAGGGGCATCTGGCGTTCGACCGCCAACGCCACCACGCGCCCGAGGTTCTCGAGCTTGCGCTTCTTGTCGTCCGGATTCTTCAGGTTCCAATTGCGATCGGGAATGAGGTTGAGCGCGCGCGCGCCCAAGCTGCGATTGCATTCCAAAAGCTCCACGGCGCGCTTTTCGCCTTCCGAGGTCCCGTCCAGCCAGGAGTCCATGGGCACGCCGCCGCAGGCTTTCACCCAGGCGTATACTTCGCCCGTGGGGGGGAAGGTGCTCGGGCCGGGCTGCTCGTATCCGAGTCCGCCCTTCTTCATCAACTTGCCGCGGACCTTTTCCTCCATGGCGGCGGGCGTGGCGAACAGGGCGGCCACCGCGGCCTTTTCCATCCCGAACACCTTGGCCCAATATTCCGCGCAGCGGTCGGCCACGGGGAATGCCGCCTGGGCGCGCTCCACGTAGGCCGTGACCAGATGCCGTTCGCTGATATAGCCGGCCGGCGTCTTGGTCCGTTTCACGAGATCGAAGTCGACCGCGATCTCCGGAACCTTCGCGTTGATGCGCGCGACCAGGTCGCGCGCGCGCTGCTCCGAGGTCTTGCGCAAGCCTTCCAGGTAGGCCGCTTCCGGCGAGCCGGCCTTGGGCCGATTCATCATGCCCGAACCGGCCATGTAATGCACCCCCGGCTCCCCGGGCGAGTCGATGTCCACGTTGCCGAAAGGTTCCATGAAGGTACGGATCTCGATGCCGGCCGTGGCCCGCAGGCTTAGGCGTTCCGAGGCCTG from Fibrobacterota bacterium includes the following:
- a CDS encoding alcohol dehydrogenase catalytic domain-containing protein produces the protein MLAALLKSPGNLTMEEIPSPEPGPGEVVLRVEACALCGTDKRVLTGEKPVSVPIIGHEIAGVIMAAGKGVPAELQKGTRYAVQTVIGCGECPMCKVHQENLCEKGFTAIGYAYNGGFAEYLKMPANSVAQGCLIPIPASMPAEIGTLLEPLSCGINGLRYIPLEGMNHVGIVGAGVIGVLNGLIAKARGAKRVTIFNRSSAKLDVIKKLGLPFDDLIDYSKTDAAKWISQQTGGRGLDAVVLSASEKDLIPMSMPWMARGGHMSLFAGLPKSDPVAPIDLNVIHYKELHLHGANSSVRRDYEEALQMLTDGRIDGRALITHRFPLREFPEAVRTQNDPKSGALKVIVLPESR